The Anopheles cruzii unplaced genomic scaffold, idAnoCruzAS_RS32_06 scaffold01241_ctg1, whole genome shotgun sequence nucleotide sequence CGTGGCATGTAGCGTGGAGTTTGCTGCTTCGCCGGCGTCTGCACGGTCAGGTAGTCTGTGTTGGGCGGCGCAGGGATCGGGCCCACGGGAATGCCGAACGGTGGCTGGATGTCGGCCGTCTTGAGTTTGCTGTTTGCCCGCTTGATGCTCCGATAGCTCAGATCGTCCAGCTGcaggtccggttccggtttcgcgCGGTCCTCCTCCGGATCGGGCTCGTAACGGTAGGTGCGGGCCCGACTACTGAacccggtcggtgtcggtacGTCGCGCTGCTCGGCCCGTTCGAGCAGATCTTCGTCGCTCAGCTTAAGGCTCTTGTAGATCGCCTCCAGCTCACTGATCGCTTCCTCCAGGTTCGCcgatttgcgtttgcgtgcCAGTTCCTCCTCGGAGCAGGAGTTTCGCTTCGAAATGGTTCGcatcggtggtgccggtgcctgcTGTCCGTTACTCTTCGTTCCCTCTGGCTGCTCGTAGCGCCTATAGACCGTCTGCGATCCGGCGACGGTCTTGGCGACGTGCTCCTCATATTTGTTTCCCCCTTGGGCATATGAATCGCTGTTCGCAGGATGACCGGAGCACTTCGGTTTCACACCTTCGTACACCTTCTGGTTTGGTGATCGGACCGGGACCCCATCGCTCTGCCGCAGGTACAGCCGACCGCTCACCACATTCTGCGCGCCATCCTGCTTCTGATGCTTATCGTCCAGCAGGCTGTCCAACTCGCGGGTCAACTCCTGATTGCGGCGGTTCATGATCTCTAGCGCCCGGGAAGTGGACACGGAGCGTGAGGTTGCCGCCATGCCCGCCACCCCAGGTCGCCGTTCGGTTGCCCTTCCACGGCGGCCTCCAGTCGCAGTCGTTGCGCTCTGCTCCTCCTCTATGCGTCGCCAGAAGGCGGAAGCTGATTGCTGCGGAGTGCgtgccccaccaccacccgtcgcACTGTCATTGACCGACTCGGAGCTGTCCGCTCGGAAGGATCGTGAAGTCGAGCGGCCGCcagcaccgacaccggacGGTGTCGTTGTGCCGCTGTACACCAGCGAGGactcgctgccggtggccgcgggcTGTGGAGATGCGACCTTCGGATCGTATGGCTCAAAAGTTCGATCCTGTATCTGGATCGGTTTCCGCGATCGAGGTGTGACGTCCGTCACGTAGCGATACTCGGCCGATCGCACTTGCTGTTGCGGCTGATGTGGCGACGAACCGGGAAGTGTCGCGTGACGataatgctgatgatggtggtgatgatgctgatgtggttgttgctgctggtgatgctggtgatgatgatggtacaCAACGTTGGAAGGAGGAGTGCTGGGTGGTGGATGCACTACGACTGGAGTTTGTTGCTGGCGAGAAATGTATCGCTGCTTcgggggttgctgctgctgctgctgcagctctgCGGGCTGTACTGAGGAAGCTCTCGGTGGTGTGACAGTGAACGCCCCGTGCGTTACCGGAGGCGGTGGCGTTCGGTGGACCACGGTCGGTCCACAGCCCCACAGCCGATCTTCGCTGTTGCACTTGCCGTTCGACTGCCAGATGCTGGTGCCGGTCGCTGGTCCGTGCAGCTGATGGTAACGATCGAAGGCGTAGGACACGGGACGTGCCTCGTTCGTGTGCCCGATCGTTAGCCTCCGTTGGGGATCGCGTGGCGGTATCGGCGGTGGACTACGGATGGCGTCCCGCATCGTGCTTGCCTTGCTCTGGATGTAAAAGCTGTTCTCGTACGTCACCGTCTGAGGGTTCGTCGGAGATTGCGGGTAACCTGCGGGCGCTGGCTGATGGCCGTAACCGGGGGAACTGTTCGACGGCCAGCGGTACGCATGTGGACCCACGTTCGTCAGGCTGGCGGAATTACGTAGGTTCGGATGGGATCCACTGCCCGTGTGGTAATCGAACGTTCCCGGCCTCCGATAGGCCACGTCCACCGAGCGTATGCTGCCACCGGTACCGTGCGGTAGCATGCTGGGTGAGATGGGTTGCGTGTGCCAGCGGTTTGGCGCAGCCTGTGGGCTGTGGCCTTCGTCCCGCCCCGACATCCGCTTCAAGTAGCGCTCGGTGCGGGCAGTGCGTGACTTCCGGTGCGAGCCGGCGCTGTGATTCCCCAGGCTATCGTCGCTCCGGAAGCGTGACATCGACGAGGAGCGGTGAGATTCTTCGTCGCTCGACGTCTGGCGTTCCTTGGAGTGACCGCCACCACTTCGGTCCTTCTTCGTGGCCGTATGCCGATCCAACGATCCGTTGGCCGGGTACGGTTCGATCGAGTTGATACTTTCGCTTTCCCGGAACCCGTACTGATTGTGCGATGCCTGCGATgcctgatgatggtgctgcagATGGGGAAGTAGCACTTGCTGCTGCAACGGATGGTGCGGACTGACGACGATGTGGTCGAACCCAGCGCCAACGATACGGCTCGAGCGCTTCTTGCGCTTCCCGTTCAGCGTGCCGCCCGTCTTGACCGGTACGAAGCCAGCCTTCCGGTCCTCCTCCGAGCTCGAGTCCGTGTCGagctccttcttcttcttcgtccggAACAAGCTTCCCAGGGACCATTTCTTGTCCTTGCTCTTGGTAGCCGCTGCTCGATCCATGTCCTGTTGCTTctgtcgttgctgttgctgctgctgctgctggacatgGGCCGTGATGTCCTTCGGGAGGGGTAACTGTGGTCTCCACGGGGACGCTGTCTGGACAGTCTGTGGGCGAGACACACAAAAGAATCAGAGTTTTAGTCGAACGGTCTTCGAAGCTTACTTCCGCGGTCATATTCCCGCCATCTGTTCCGCTGGAATGCAATCTTCGGGCGCGGAGAAAGTTAAAAATAGTCGCACTGTATACGTTGAACTGCGATTGAACCCCACCCCCCCAGGCCCAATGCGTGCTGCCCCCAaggtcggttcggttttcacAAATTGCTCTACGCCCCCTGCAATGATCTTGTTTTCCTCGCCGATCGCCGTTCTCTCGTGTTCTCTCTTTGGAGGTGGTCCCTTCGTTTCCAGCATTCGATTCACCTTCGATACGATTTCGATTCGTCGTTTTGCGAATTACTCCGGCAAGAAAAGGGGTAACGTACCGTGGGTAACGGTTGGGGCCACTCTGCCAACGTTGGGCAGTTTTCCC carries:
- the LOC128276456 gene encoding uncharacterized protein LOC128276456; its protein translation is MTAETVQTASPWRPQLPLPKDITAHVQQQQQQQQRQKQQDMDRAAATKSKDKKWSLGSLFRTKKKKELDTDSSSEEDRKAGFVPVKTGGTLNGKRKKRSSRIVGAGFDHIVVSPHHPLQQQVLLPHLQHHHQASQASHNQYGFRESESINSIEPYPANGSLDRHTATKKDRSGGGHSKERQTSSDEESHRSSSMSRFRSDDSLGNHSAGSHRKSRTARTERYLKRMSGRDEGHSPQAAPNRWHTQPISPSMLPHGTGGSIRSVDVAYRRPGTFDYHTGSGSHPNLRNSASLTNVGPHAYRWPSNSSPGYGHQPAPAGYPQSPTNPQTVTYENSFYIQSKASTMRDAIRSPPPIPPRDPQRRLTIGHTNEARPVSYAFDRYHQLHGPATGTSIWQSNGKCNSEDRLWGCGPTVVHRTPPPPVTHGAFTVTPPRASSVQPAELQQQQQQPPKQRYISRQQQTPVVVHPPPSTPPSNVVYHHHHQHHQQQQPHQHHHHHHQHYRHATLPGSSPHQPQQQVRSAEYRYVTDVTPRSRKPIQIQDRTFEPYDPKVASPQPAATGSESSLVYSGTTTPSGVGAGGRSTSRSFRADSSESVNDSATGGGGARTPQQSASAFWRRIEEEQSATTATGGRRGRATERRPGVAGMAATSRSVSTSRALEIMNRRNQELTRELDSLLDDKHQKQDGAQNVVSGRLYLRQSDGVPVRSPNQKVYEGVKPKCSGHPANSDSYAQGGNKYEEHVAKTVAGSQTVYRRYEQPEGTKSNGQQAPAPPMRTISKRNSCSEEELARKRKSANLEEAISELEAIYKSLKLSDEDLLERAEQRDVPTPTGFSSRARTYRYEPDPEEDRAKPEPDLQLDDLSYRSIKRANSKLKTADIQPPFGIPVGPIPAPPNTDYLTVQTPAKQQTPRYMPRQSPDLVTDDLAFRQLRKDKDLQASLDRKPAAAAVPVSGNTSSEGSEDSRTKRNSGTLSSSIYNQIQRDAAKPSGGNLEDYYKLELYAKSLRENTAKPKAGEQPKPKDAASPEAKVQTRAKSGTPPTDRNRGAVFNLPSTLKSSSSGSSPPKSPRSTDGASDAPKSATPTPPRPRSGTEPIIVGAKHKAEFEEILNAIALEAQTTSEKLGADLAELRKETQSVSSGTSPETKPNRRTAVSKTIAPVATAPPKVCQRTSDATAEVTAKYCEEMLRDVIEEDQKPAEPAKRLGKDIVQSAPAAVNQNANPTIVLESIEATRTSVTDADTAEPLATQLTPAGSFEALSKHCQEQFSELEDSATATTGDERVKSSIERDYDNLVESIKPFESDSDKKSTEEEIDLIMKECGIELELSSSAAPSSSKGIHPQKFPASAQADLSDILSLERDRVLSGECLKPSVIAAEQRKRSGSSKSPPGSSSVRLTPSDPESQYNSSEELAMIFGIKSPSPSGKGASSVPLALLLPRANQPSQPSPSHPKPDPETTPTTPASVVAPDEHDGCDDEGANGVVFSVAVPTILHPTRKTTTSESESVCSSATNSIACNNVTTTHTTHGTAVEGSTTSAARIEEPSHPVVADTTGSSVGCFYLSRSASFGPISQLSHNLDTIHEDLAEELEETNPADVDSTTTDSGNVSLNDFGCENHATIERKDATFVNVVQIGPAIGYYPFRSVLQIPEIFIEDVSAQEEEKPFGGKMAEKCDVPLRLETDERDMPTVPAIVEDPPVETFEELEQHETDRR